Proteins co-encoded in one Candidatus Neomarinimicrobiota bacterium genomic window:
- a CDS encoding MATE family efflux transporter, with the protein MLSNIKTRWSSEFGYRHILVVAFPLILSTGSWSIQQFVDRMFLSWHSEEALAAAMPAGILNFTFICLFIGTVSYAGTFVSQYVGAKEDHKVGIVLWHSFYLSLFGAIILLLISPFSDSLFRLVGHSEKLQLMESTYFRILCFGGLGPILSSAFAGFFTGQGRNWPVMWVNVLTTAINLVLDYLLIFGVGIFPEMGIAGAAIATIIAGFCSIAMYLVLIFRPQNQLRFKVWESRSWDVSFVKRFLKYGLPSGGHFFLEIMGFTAFILILGRIGQMELAATNIAININSLAFMPMFGLGIAVSMMVGQNIGAGNPETAKYAANSAVQLGMVYMLVCTFFYVVIPQVFIAPFAASLETFNVAIILLRFVAVYAVFDTLSILYSSAIKGAGDTHFVMRVTTVLSIFVLIIPTFIAVEYFDSDLYLPWTFCALFIVAMGLTFLGRFYGGKWKNMSVIETSSFLPSQHPATPIAPEM; encoded by the coding sequence ATGCTTAGTAACATAAAGACCAGGTGGAGTTCAGAGTTTGGCTATCGCCATATCCTGGTAGTAGCCTTCCCGCTCATATTGAGCACTGGATCCTGGTCCATACAACAATTTGTTGATCGCATGTTTCTCAGCTGGCACTCTGAGGAAGCCCTGGCTGCAGCCATGCCGGCAGGGATCCTCAACTTTACCTTTATCTGCCTTTTTATCGGTACGGTGAGCTATGCAGGAACTTTTGTATCTCAATATGTGGGTGCCAAGGAGGATCATAAGGTTGGCATCGTCCTGTGGCATAGTTTCTATCTTTCTCTTTTTGGAGCAATTATTCTGCTCCTCATATCACCTTTTTCAGACTCATTGTTCAGGCTGGTGGGGCATAGTGAGAAATTGCAGCTCATGGAGAGTACTTATTTCCGGATTCTCTGTTTTGGGGGTTTGGGTCCGATCTTATCCTCGGCATTTGCAGGGTTTTTTACTGGTCAGGGTCGCAACTGGCCCGTCATGTGGGTCAACGTATTGACAACCGCAATCAATTTGGTTTTAGACTACCTGTTAATTTTCGGTGTTGGGATTTTTCCTGAAATGGGGATAGCCGGGGCTGCCATCGCCACCATTATTGCCGGTTTTTGCTCAATAGCAATGTACCTCGTGTTAATTTTCAGACCTCAAAACCAGCTCAGATTCAAGGTCTGGGAATCGCGGTCATGGGATGTTTCATTTGTGAAGCGCTTTCTCAAGTACGGTTTACCCAGTGGAGGTCATTTCTTTCTGGAAATCATGGGTTTTACCGCCTTCATCCTCATTCTGGGACGCATAGGTCAGATGGAGCTGGCTGCCACAAATATTGCCATCAATATTAATAGTCTGGCCTTTATGCCAATGTTTGGACTGGGAATCGCTGTATCAATGATGGTTGGTCAGAATATTGGAGCCGGTAATCCAGAGACAGCCAAATATGCAGCGAACTCAGCTGTTCAACTGGGTATGGTATATATGCTTGTATGCACCTTCTTTTACGTCGTCATTCCACAGGTCTTTATTGCTCCCTTTGCCGCCTCTCTGGAGACTTTCAATGTTGCCATCATCTTGCTGCGCTTTGTAGCGGTTTATGCAGTATTTGATACCTTGAGCATATTGTACTCATCAGCTATTAAAGGCGCCGGTGATACCCACTTTGTCATGCGAGTGACCACTGTTCTTTCCATCTTCGTGCTTATTATCCCCACCTTTATCGCTGTAGAGTATTTTGACTCTGACCTCTATCTGCCCTGGACCTTCTGTGCCCTTTTCATCGTGGCCATGGGACTTACATTTCTTGGTAGATTCTATGGTGGAAAATGGAAAAATATGAGTGTCATTGAGACATCAAGTTTTCTGCCTTCCCAACATCCTGCAACCCCCATCGCCCCAGAAATGTGA
- a CDS encoding ROK family transcriptional regulator: MTTGVKNQDPTSGVGYIQPDFFGYRKVDRWEARPLADSVLHLIRHEHQISRAEIARQIGLSRSTVTEVIRDLLLTGYVKEVGSGVSSGGRKPIVLEFQNDHKVILGIDIGATHVSAALMNLGGQVLAFEKRSYSVRSDPEGTRSLVFQLCDTCLNQVVDGNKRLLSIGIALPSPVDPDHPEWISEVVIPAWRGKNELDILHSHYGVPVYVDNDANLGALAEYRWGAGRGFEDLTYVKIGYGIGAGFVLNGEIYRGSTGIAGEMGHMPIGASDVVCECGLKGCLTTHVGGKAMFARVAELADKYPESPLAKGTLNLEEIELAAHNKDELALQLYQETSEYLSTAITGWINMMNPGRVILGGAMKELQSRLLDPVQEKIKACSIVGSVPITDIRTSELGHKAESIGAATLALEGVFAEPGFYRNDLEPIPESNL, encoded by the coding sequence ATGACGACAGGGGTAAAAAATCAAGATCCTACATCTGGTGTAGGATATATACAGCCTGACTTCTTTGGCTACCGCAAGGTCGACCGTTGGGAAGCCAGACCTCTGGCAGATTCAGTGCTCCATTTGATTCGGCACGAACACCAAATCTCCCGGGCAGAGATTGCCAGACAAATTGGCCTTTCAAGATCTACAGTCACTGAAGTAATCAGAGACCTCCTTCTCACAGGCTATGTCAAAGAGGTTGGCTCCGGTGTCTCCAGCGGTGGTCGAAAACCCATCGTACTTGAATTTCAAAATGACCATAAGGTGATCCTGGGGATTGACATCGGAGCTACTCATGTATCCGCTGCGCTGATGAACCTGGGTGGTCAAGTTCTGGCATTCGAAAAACGCAGCTATTCTGTGCGGTCTGACCCTGAGGGTACCCGTAGTCTGGTCTTCCAGCTTTGTGATACCTGTCTCAATCAAGTTGTGGATGGGAACAAGCGTCTCCTGAGCATTGGTATCGCACTCCCCAGTCCTGTGGATCCAGATCACCCCGAATGGATTTCTGAAGTCGTGATACCTGCCTGGCGCGGGAAAAATGAGTTGGATATCCTTCACAGTCATTATGGTGTCCCAGTCTATGTAGACAATGATGCCAACCTTGGTGCCCTTGCAGAATATCGCTGGGGTGCCGGTCGTGGATTTGAAGACCTGACCTATGTCAAGATAGGTTATGGAATAGGTGCTGGATTCGTGCTCAATGGAGAAATCTACCGAGGTTCTACTGGAATCGCAGGAGAAATGGGACACATGCCAATTGGAGCAAGCGATGTGGTGTGTGAGTGTGGTCTTAAGGGTTGTCTCACAACCCACGTGGGTGGAAAAGCCATGTTTGCCCGTGTCGCTGAACTCGCGGACAAATATCCTGAAAGCCCCTTGGCAAAAGGGACATTAAATCTTGAGGAAATTGAACTGGCTGCCCATAATAAGGATGAGTTAGCCCTTCAACTTTATCAGGAAACTTCTGAATACTTGAGTACTGCTATCACGGGCTGGATCAATATGATGAATCCAGGACGTGTTATTCTCGGTGGAGCAATGAAGGAACTGCAAAGCCGTTTATTGGATCCCGTTCAGGAAAAAATTAAGGCGTGTTCAATTGTAGGATCTGTTCCTATTACGGACATTCGAACCAGCGAACTTGGACATAAAGCAGAAAGTATTGGAGCAGCGACATTGGCTCTGGAAGGTGTATTTGCGGAACCAGGTTTTTATAGAAATGATCTTGAGCCCATACCAGAATCGAACCTTTAG